In Anaerolineales bacterium, the following are encoded in one genomic region:
- a CDS encoding SLC13 family permease: MTVEIALTLGILGVALLLLVFERLRADLIALLVLLSLTLSGLVTPAEALSGFSNPSVVTVWAMFILGLGLARTGVADWLGRFILQASKQRGEAGLIALIMLLAVLLSAFMNSSAIVAMFLPVISVVARKRQFLPARLLMPLAFGTVLGGSTTLISTMPNILVSNALEEFTGQGFRFFDFALTGLPVSLAGVAFMVLIGRHLLPRRERNLEWPGAEPGKLFGLEERLFVLRLPPGSPLAGKRLAESRLGSALKLNVVSIQRAGLTQTAPSSQTILQQGDELLVLGKSDWLQDLLSGQQLHLDNGKQRAPQEQLKLDVKELVSSQVDLAEVVVPPGSPVIGQSLYQCDFRKKYKANVLAIWRERPVRTNFQDMPLRSGDRILVQASRKHLNGLSASPDFTPGEPNAVAAYELQERLLLLTVPSGSTLEGKTLAQSELADAFGLSVLGIVRNGKTRLMPKAKERLRAGDQLVVEGKLEDVELLQAIQQLEVKEVLTPQLDELESVEIGLVEAVLSPHSRLNGKTLRELKFREKYGLNILAIWHGGRAYRSNLREMRLHHGDSVLLYGDRTRIKLLAEEQDFLILSEELQESPRREKALLSMLIMAAVVLAAGLRLLPIEIAALAGATAMVLTHCLTMEEAQRSIRWPAVFMIAGMLPLGIAMQTSGAAELLGQLVLSEAGAWQVSIFLGALFLFSNLLSQVVPPPVVAVLMSTVALSGALPAHTSLQALLVTIALGSAMPFLSPMGHPANLLVLGPGGYRFSDYTKVGLPLTLLVMLVAVLVVPLVWPP; the protein is encoded by the coding sequence ATGACAGTTGAAATTGCCTTAACCCTGGGCATTTTAGGCGTGGCGCTGCTGCTGCTGGTTTTCGAGCGGCTGCGCGCCGACCTGATCGCCCTCCTGGTCCTGCTCAGTCTGACCTTGTCTGGCTTGGTTACCCCTGCCGAGGCTCTTTCCGGTTTCAGCAACCCTAGCGTAGTCACCGTGTGGGCCATGTTCATTTTGGGGCTGGGCTTGGCGCGCACCGGCGTGGCGGACTGGCTGGGCCGCTTCATTTTGCAGGCCAGCAAACAGCGCGGCGAAGCCGGGCTGATCGCCCTGATCATGTTGCTGGCGGTGCTGCTCTCGGCTTTTATGAACAGCTCTGCCATCGTGGCCATGTTCCTGCCCGTGATCAGCGTGGTGGCCCGCAAGCGCCAGTTCCTGCCGGCGCGCCTGCTGATGCCGCTGGCTTTTGGCACGGTTTTGGGCGGCTCCACCACGCTGATCAGCACCATGCCCAACATCTTGGTCAGCAATGCCCTGGAGGAGTTCACCGGCCAGGGGTTCCGCTTCTTCGACTTTGCGCTGACCGGCCTGCCGGTCAGCCTGGCGGGCGTGGCCTTCATGGTCCTCATCGGCCGCCATCTGCTGCCTCGCCGGGAACGCAACCTGGAATGGCCCGGCGCTGAACCGGGCAAGCTCTTTGGCCTGGAAGAGCGCTTGTTTGTGCTGCGCCTGCCGCCCGGCAGCCCGCTGGCTGGCAAGCGCCTGGCGGAAAGCCGCCTGGGCAGCGCCCTCAAGCTGAACGTGGTCAGCATCCAGCGCGCCGGCCTGACCCAAACCGCGCCCAGCTCTCAAACCATCCTGCAGCAGGGCGATGAGCTGCTTGTTCTGGGCAAATCGGACTGGCTGCAGGATCTGCTCTCCGGCCAGCAGCTTCACTTGGACAATGGCAAGCAGCGCGCCCCGCAGGAGCAGTTGAAACTGGATGTGAAAGAACTGGTCTCCAGCCAGGTCGATCTGGCCGAAGTGGTCGTGCCGCCCGGCTCGCCTGTGATCGGCCAGAGCTTGTATCAATGTGATTTCCGCAAGAAGTACAAGGCCAATGTGCTCGCCATCTGGCGCGAGCGCCCGGTGCGCACCAACTTTCAGGACATGCCCCTGCGCTCCGGCGACCGGATTCTGGTGCAGGCCAGCCGCAAACACCTGAATGGGCTCAGTGCCTCGCCAGATTTCACGCCCGGCGAACCCAATGCCGTGGCTGCCTACGAACTTCAGGAGCGTTTGCTCCTGCTGACCGTGCCGTCCGGCTCCACCCTGGAGGGCAAAACTCTGGCGCAAAGCGAACTGGCCGATGCTTTCGGTTTGTCGGTGCTGGGCATCGTGCGCAATGGCAAAACGCGCCTGATGCCCAAGGCCAAAGAACGCCTGCGCGCCGGCGATCAATTGGTGGTCGAAGGCAAGCTGGAAGATGTGGAGCTGCTGCAGGCCATCCAGCAATTGGAGGTCAAGGAAGTCCTGACCCCGCAGTTGGATGAGTTGGAGAGCGTGGAAATCGGCCTGGTCGAAGCCGTGCTCTCGCCCCATTCGCGGCTGAATGGCAAGACCCTGCGTGAACTCAAGTTCCGCGAGAAGTATGGCTTGAACATCCTGGCCATCTGGCACGGCGGGCGGGCCTATCGCTCCAACCTGCGCGAGATGCGCCTGCACCACGGCGATTCAGTGCTGCTCTATGGGGACCGCACGCGTATCAAACTGTTGGCCGAAGAGCAGGATTTCCTGATTCTTTCCGAAGAACTCCAAGAGTCGCCGCGCCGCGAAAAGGCCCTGCTTTCCATGCTGATCATGGCGGCCGTGGTGCTGGCCGCCGGCCTGCGCCTGCTGCCCATCGAGATCGCCGCATTGGCTGGGGCGACCGCCATGGTGCTGACCCACTGCCTGACCATGGAGGAGGCGCAGCGATCCATTCGCTGGCCGGCCGTCTTCATGATCGCCGGCATGCTTCCGCTGGGGATCGCCATGCAGACCAGCGGCGCGGCTGAATTGCTCGGCCAGCTTGTGCTCAGCGAAGCCGGCGCCTGGCAGGTCTCCATCTTCCTGGGCGCGCTGTTCCTTTTCAGCAACCTGCTGTCTCAGGTGGTGCCGCCGCCGGTCGTGGCCGTGCTGATGTCGACTGTGGCGCTCAGCGGCGCGCTGCCTGCGCACACTTCACTGCAGGCCTTGCTGGTCACGATTGCGCTCGGTTCGGCCATGCCTTTCCTCAGCCCCATGGGACACCCGGCCAATCTTCTGGTGCTCGGCCCCGGAGGGTATCGCTTTAGCGATTACACTAAAGTGGGCCTGCCGCTGACCCTGCTGGTCATGTTGGTCGCGGTGCTGGTGGTGCCCCTCGTTTGGCCGCCTTAG
- a CDS encoding undecaprenyl-diphosphate phosphatase — MLGAIQGVTEFLPISSSGHLILARHLLGIQQEAQVAFTFDVIIQLGTWLAVMIYYWADIRAIAADMWAGLRGQPGPLARLGWMILLATVPAVLIGWPLKDRMAGEMSGLFFTGVFLLINAGLMLLAEWVGKRSRQLADANLNDALLVGLAQAAALLPAVSRSAATMAGGMLQNFTRRDAARFAFLMSVPVMPAAAAVGFWDLGHLPNPGALGLPLLGGFLVAALVGYFSIRWLLGYLSRNSFMPFAVYCIVLGSLVLYFS, encoded by the coding sequence TTGCTTGGAGCAATTCAGGGCGTCACCGAATTTCTGCCCATTTCCAGCTCCGGGCATTTGATTTTGGCCCGCCACCTGCTTGGCATTCAGCAGGAGGCCCAAGTGGCCTTCACTTTTGACGTCATTATCCAGCTGGGTACCTGGCTGGCGGTCATGATCTATTACTGGGCAGACATCCGCGCCATTGCTGCTGATATGTGGGCCGGCCTGCGGGGCCAGCCCGGCCCACTGGCCCGCCTGGGCTGGATGATCTTGCTGGCCACCGTGCCAGCGGTTTTAATCGGCTGGCCGCTGAAGGACCGCATGGCCGGTGAAATGAGCGGGCTGTTCTTCACTGGCGTTTTTTTGTTGATCAATGCCGGGCTGATGCTGCTGGCGGAGTGGGTGGGCAAGCGCAGCCGCCAGCTGGCGGACGCCAACCTGAACGATGCGCTCTTGGTCGGCCTGGCGCAGGCCGCGGCCCTGCTGCCGGCGGTTTCGCGCTCGGCCGCCACCATGGCCGGCGGCATGCTGCAGAACTTCACCCGGCGTGATGCGGCTCGTTTCGCCTTTCTCATGTCAGTGCCGGTCATGCCGGCGGCGGCAGCGGTGGGTTTTTGGGATCTGGGCCATTTGCCCAACCCGGGCGCCCTGGGCCTGCCATTGCTGGGCGGCTTCCTGGTCGCCGCACTCGTTGGCTACTTCAGCATTCGCTGGCTGCTGGGTTATTTGTCGCGCAACTCTTTCATGCCCTTCGCGGTCTATTGCATTGTCTTGGGCAGCCTGGTGCTGTACTTCAGCTAG
- the tgt gene encoding tRNA guanosine(34) transglycosylase Tgt, with amino-acid sequence MTKHRPFLFELMAADGRARAGRFSTPHGMLETPVFAPVGTQATVKAVTPAQLMELGASLVLANTYHLYLRPGDQLVSDMGGLHQFMQWSKPMLTDSGGFQVFSLSDTRQIDDDGVTFRSHLDGSAHRFTPEKTVAIQENLGADIVMVLDECAEPYDRAYNEIAMQRTHAWARRSMAARTRPDQAMFGIVQGGVFPDLRARSAEFIAAQEFEGNAIGGLSVGESKAEMYAMLDVVTPILPADKPRYLMGVGTPEDLVEGIRRGVDIFDCVLPTRLGRTGAVFLRAGGRLNMKNAEFARDTRPVDDACACYSCQNFSRAYLRHLVQTKEMLASTLLSIHNLHTLVQLAKDLRAAVLRREFELYVAALNVRAGAIE; translated from the coding sequence ATGACGAAGCATAGACCCTTTCTTTTTGAATTGATGGCTGCCGATGGCCGCGCCCGCGCGGGCCGTTTCAGCACGCCGCATGGCATGCTGGAAACCCCGGTCTTCGCTCCCGTGGGCACTCAGGCCACCGTCAAGGCCGTCACCCCGGCCCAGCTGATGGAGCTGGGCGCCAGCCTGGTGCTGGCCAATACCTATCATCTCTATTTGCGCCCCGGCGACCAGCTGGTCAGCGATATGGGCGGGCTGCACCAGTTCATGCAGTGGTCCAAGCCGATGCTCACCGATTCGGGCGGATTTCAGGTCTTTTCCCTGTCGGACACGCGCCAGATCGATGACGACGGCGTCACTTTCCGCAGCCACCTGGACGGCTCGGCGCACCGCTTTACCCCGGAGAAAACCGTCGCCATCCAGGAGAACCTGGGTGCGGACATTGTGATGGTGCTGGACGAGTGCGCCGAGCCCTACGACCGGGCTTATAACGAGATCGCCATGCAGCGCACCCATGCCTGGGCCAGGCGCAGCATGGCGGCCCGCACCCGCCCGGACCAGGCCATGTTCGGCATTGTGCAGGGGGGCGTCTTCCCGGATCTTCGTGCACGCTCAGCAGAGTTCATTGCCGCCCAGGAGTTCGAGGGCAATGCGATTGGCGGCCTCTCTGTGGGCGAGAGCAAGGCCGAGATGTACGCCATGCTGGACGTGGTCACCCCCATCCTGCCGGCGGACAAGCCGCGCTACCTGATGGGCGTGGGCACGCCGGAAGACCTGGTGGAGGGCATTCGGCGCGGCGTGGACATTTTTGACTGTGTGCTGCCCACCCGCCTGGGGCGCACGGGAGCCGTCTTCCTGCGGGCCGGCGGTCGCCTGAATATGAAGAACGCCGAGTTCGCCCGCGATACACGCCCGGTGGACGATGCCTGTGCCTGCTACTCCTGCCAGAACTTCAGCCGGGCCTATTTGCGTCACTTGGTGCAAACCAAGGAGATGCTGGCTTCGACCCTGCTGTCCATCCATAATCTGCACACCCTGGTGCAGCTGGCCAAAGACTTGCGTGCCGCCGTCCTGCGCCGCGAATTTGAACTCTATGTGGCCGCCCTGAATGTGCGCGCCGGCGCAATCGAGTAA
- a CDS encoding PAS domain-containing protein yields the protein MLPDFRVRQRDYLLEIARAITQELNLDDVLARILQHAAELLAGQAGLVALRGNEGGWNVAAFIGIPEPLISYLDPLLAEVPDFEEAARFEIPEVNRLLQNLAREVSLGLLSGVGLPLIVQNSVLGVIFVFRNYHGRFSREDQLLLQSFADQAAIAVHNAQLYNQSRGQAQRLDGLLNSVADGILILQPNHAIERCNPALARLLGKTPSEIVGREHAQVILWKEVTHGPTLERAEAGGWPLTPTATLYVEGDLLRKDGSTLPVGITYAPLLNPEGQLINIIASVRDVSHFRQAEEMQSTFISVISHELKTPVALIKGYVGTLRREDVRWDSKVVQDSLEVIEEEADHLAELIENLLDASRLEAGALALNASDLALGRLAERIVERFRTQTDKHNIVLDFPPDFPIVLGDEQRLGQVLLNLLSNAAKYSPQGGEIRIIGQVRPEHVVVCVQDQGPGIPPGDMPHIFDRFYRAGETARSTKGAGLGLYLTRAILEAHGGSIWVDTQYKDGARVCFSLPRAQ from the coding sequence ATGCTGCCTGACTTCAGAGTACGCCAACGCGACTACCTGCTGGAAATTGCCCGCGCCATCACCCAGGAGTTGAACCTGGATGATGTCTTGGCGCGCATCCTGCAGCACGCGGCAGAGCTGCTGGCCGGCCAGGCTGGCCTGGTGGCGCTGCGCGGCAATGAAGGCGGCTGGAATGTAGCCGCCTTCATTGGTATTCCGGAGCCGCTGATCAGCTACCTGGACCCGCTGCTGGCTGAGGTGCCCGATTTTGAGGAAGCGGCCCGCTTCGAGATCCCCGAGGTCAACCGTCTGCTGCAGAACCTGGCACGCGAAGTCAGCCTGGGCCTGCTGAGCGGCGTGGGTCTGCCGCTGATCGTGCAGAATTCGGTGCTGGGCGTTATTTTTGTCTTTCGCAATTACCACGGCCGTTTTTCGCGTGAGGACCAACTGTTGCTGCAGAGCTTTGCCGACCAGGCCGCCATCGCCGTGCACAACGCGCAGCTGTACAACCAAAGCCGCGGCCAGGCCCAGCGGCTGGACGGCCTGCTGAATTCCGTGGCGGACGGCATCCTGATCCTGCAACCCAACCACGCCATCGAGCGCTGCAACCCGGCGCTGGCGCGCCTGCTGGGCAAGACGCCCAGCGAGATCGTGGGCCGGGAGCATGCGCAGGTCATTCTGTGGAAAGAGGTCACCCACGGGCCTACGCTGGAACGCGCTGAAGCGGGCGGCTGGCCGTTGACCCCCACGGCCACGCTGTACGTGGAAGGCGACCTGCTGCGCAAAGACGGCAGCACCCTGCCGGTGGGGATCACCTACGCTCCGCTGCTGAACCCCGAAGGCCAACTGATCAACATCATCGCCTCGGTGCGGGATGTGAGCCACTTCCGCCAGGCCGAGGAGATGCAAAGCACCTTCATCTCGGTGATCAGCCATGAGCTCAAGACCCCGGTGGCGCTGATCAAGGGCTATGTGGGCACGCTGCGCCGTGAAGACGTGCGCTGGGATAGCAAAGTAGTGCAAGACAGCCTGGAAGTGATCGAGGAAGAGGCCGACCACCTGGCCGAACTGATCGAGAACTTGCTGGACGCCTCCCGCCTGGAGGCCGGCGCGCTGGCATTGAATGCCAGCGATCTGGCGCTGGGGCGCCTGGCGGAGCGCATTGTAGAGCGCTTCCGCACCCAGACAGACAAGCACAATATCGTGCTAGACTTCCCCCCGGACTTTCCCATAGTGCTGGGCGACGAGCAGCGCCTAGGGCAGGTGCTGCTCAACCTGCTGTCCAACGCGGCCAAGTATTCGCCGCAAGGCGGCGAGATCCGCATCATTGGCCAAGTGCGGCCGGAGCATGTGGTAGTGTGCGTACAGGACCAAGGGCCGGGCATCCCGCCGGGCGACATGCCGCACATCTTCGACCGCTTCTATCGCGCCGGCGAAACCGCCCGCAGCACCAAGGGCGCCGGGCTGGGCCTGTACCTGACGCGCGCCATCCTGGAAGCGCATGGTGGCAGCATTTGGGTCGATACTCAGTATAAAGACGGCGCCCGGGTATGCTTCTCGCTGCCGCGTGCGCAATAA
- the lat gene encoding L-lysine 6-transaminase produces MKASEVHAQIEKHLPSGAEPIVVDLEKSQGAYLHDALTGKDYIDFYTYFASAPIGHNHPKMHDAAFIEKLLSVAITKPSSSDFYTTYMAEFVDTFARIAMPAEMKHLFLIAGGALAVENALKTAFDWKTRQNFGRIGKPAPKGQPHRIEGMGTKVIHFREAFHGRSGYTMSLTNTDDPRKYLYFPKFDWPRVLNPKLRFPVTDEVLAEVKRAEEIAIAQIEAAVQQYPGDVAALIIEPIQGEGGDNHFRPEFFAELRRLADEHEFLFIADEIQSGLGITGKTWAIEHMGVQPDIIVFGKKTQVCGIIAGPRIDQVPDNVFEEESRINSTWGGDLTDMVRSARFLEIIQEEKLMEHTAKMGEKLMGGLHSLAADSKGVLSNVRGRGMMVAFDLPDKAARDTTIGAMKDNGLYALKSGERSIRFRGMLDVPAEVIDKALEITAKSLPKK; encoded by the coding sequence ATGAAAGCTTCTGAAGTTCACGCGCAAATTGAAAAACACCTGCCATCCGGCGCAGAGCCAATCGTGGTGGACTTGGAAAAGTCCCAGGGCGCCTATTTGCACGATGCGCTGACCGGCAAGGACTATATTGACTTCTATACCTATTTTGCCAGCGCGCCGATCGGCCACAACCACCCCAAGATGCACGATGCCGCCTTTATCGAGAAACTGCTTAGCGTGGCGATCACCAAGCCTTCTTCCTCGGATTTTTACACGACCTACATGGCGGAATTTGTGGACACGTTTGCCCGCATCGCCATGCCGGCCGAGATGAAGCACCTGTTCCTGATCGCCGGCGGGGCGCTGGCGGTGGAAAATGCATTGAAGACCGCCTTTGACTGGAAAACGCGCCAGAACTTCGGGCGCATCGGCAAGCCGGCCCCCAAGGGCCAGCCGCACCGCATTGAGGGGATGGGCACCAAGGTGATCCATTTCCGTGAAGCCTTCCACGGTCGCTCCGGCTACACCATGTCGCTGACCAACACGGATGACCCGCGCAAGTACTTGTATTTCCCCAAGTTCGACTGGCCGCGGGTGCTGAACCCCAAACTGCGCTTCCCTGTCACCGATGAGGTGCTGGCGGAGGTCAAGCGCGCCGAGGAGATCGCCATCGCGCAGATCGAGGCGGCGGTGCAGCAGTACCCGGGTGATGTGGCGGCGCTGATCATTGAACCGATCCAGGGCGAAGGCGGCGACAACCACTTCCGTCCCGAATTCTTTGCCGAACTGCGCCGCCTGGCCGATGAGCACGAGTTCCTGTTCATCGCCGACGAGATCCAGAGCGGTCTGGGCATCACCGGCAAGACCTGGGCCATCGAGCATATGGGCGTGCAGCCGGACATCATCGTCTTCGGCAAGAAGACCCAGGTGTGCGGCATCATCGCCGGCCCGCGCATCGACCAGGTGCCTGACAACGTCTTTGAAGAAGAGAGCCGCATCAATTCCACCTGGGGCGGTGACCTGACCGACATGGTGCGCTCCGCCCGCTTCCTGGAGATCATCCAGGAAGAGAAACTGATGGAGCACACGGCCAAGATGGGCGAGAAGCTGATGGGCGGTCTGCACAGCCTGGCGGCTGACTCCAAGGGCGTGCTGAGCAACGTGCGCGGCCGCGGCATGATGGTGGCTTTTGACCTGCCGGACAAGGCGGCGCGTGACACCACCATCGGCGCCATGAAGGACAATGGCCTGTATGCACTGAAGTCAGGCGAACGCTCCATCCGCTTCCGCGGCATGCTGGACGTGCCCGCCGAAGTGATCGACAAGGCTCTGGAGATCACCGCCAAGAGCCTGCCGAAGAAGTAA